One Balneola vulgaris DSM 17893 genomic window carries:
- the speB gene encoding agmatinase: MSSIILQGILFDEKSSYLRGPASAPPLIREQLYSDASNTFAENGVDIKTLAIDDKGDFSISSYEDIGRVTEEHLGEGNKLLTLGGDHSISFPVLEEFSHQYPNLSILHIDAHADLYDEFEGDKHSHACPFARIMEGKLAKRLVQVGVRTLNQHQREQAHKFGVELFEMKDHKLWEIPSFDTPVYISLDLDGFDPAFAPGVSHREPRGLSVREVLDIIQSIKAPIVGADIVEYNPERDIDGLTSVVAAKLMKEILSMIK, translated from the coding sequence ATGAGTAGTATCATATTACAGGGTATTCTATTTGATGAAAAATCGTCCTATTTAAGAGGACCTGCTTCAGCGCCACCCCTTATTAGAGAGCAATTATACTCCGACGCCTCCAATACTTTTGCCGAAAATGGGGTTGATATCAAAACCTTAGCCATTGACGATAAAGGGGATTTTTCAATCTCTAGTTATGAAGATATAGGGAGAGTTACGGAAGAGCATCTCGGTGAAGGGAATAAGCTGCTAACACTTGGTGGCGATCATTCTATTAGCTTTCCAGTACTTGAGGAATTTAGCCATCAATACCCCAATCTGAGTATTCTTCATATTGATGCGCATGCCGATTTATATGATGAATTTGAAGGGGATAAGCATTCCCACGCATGTCCTTTTGCTCGAATAATGGAAGGGAAGTTAGCTAAGCGATTGGTTCAGGTAGGAGTGAGAACGCTAAACCAGCACCAACGGGAACAGGCTCATAAATTTGGTGTTGAGCTGTTCGAGATGAAAGATCATAAGCTATGGGAAATTCCTAGTTTTGATACTCCAGTTTATATATCACTCGATTTAGACGGATTCGATCCTGCTTTTGCTCCTGGGGTTTCACATAGGGAGCCGAGGGGATTATCTGTTAGAGAAGTGCTAGATATAATTCAGAGTATAAAGGCTCCTATTGTTGGGGCAGATATAGTGGAGTATAATCCTGAGAGAGATATCGATGGCCTCACAAGTGTTGTAGCGGCTAAATTGATGAAAGAAATACTCTCGATGATAAAGTGA